Proteins encoded by one window of uncultured Bacteroides sp.:
- a CDS encoding N-acetylmuramoyl-L-alanine amidase, which yields MKKSIIYTITTIVSFWFATIGCTPTFGKDFVLVLDAGHGGHDPGAIGNFSREKNINLNIILKVGHLVEQNCNDVKVIYTRKTDVFIPLNQRTEIANNANADLFISVHTNSAPAKAARGTETFSLGLSRSSANLEVAKRENSVILMEDDYKQRYAGFNPNSSESYIMFEFIQDKHMEQSVSLATLIQKQYRSSIGRPDRGVHQDIFLVLKTSAMPSVLTEVGFISNPEEEQYLNTEEGTDALAKSIFNAFQQYKLKHDVRRSKIRVPLRPENETESEVKQSYTVANSEKPDTTKKIVKKEIEVKETKEERGSTPPKEANLIFKIQIISSGKKLKSNDPRFKSLDPVDSYIESGIYKYTYGASENYNEVLRTKRNIAAQFKDAFIIAFKNGEKININAAIAEFKKNRK from the coding sequence ATGAAAAAGAGTATCATTTATACCATTACTACAATCGTTAGCTTCTGGTTTGCTACCATTGGATGCACGCCGACTTTCGGAAAAGACTTTGTATTAGTTCTTGATGCTGGGCACGGAGGACACGATCCCGGTGCCATAGGGAACTTTTCTCGTGAAAAGAACATCAATCTGAACATCATTTTAAAAGTTGGTCATCTGGTTGAGCAGAATTGCAATGACGTTAAAGTTATCTATACCCGTAAAACGGATGTCTTTATCCCGCTGAATCAACGGACAGAGATTGCAAATAACGCTAATGCCGATTTATTTATTTCCGTTCATACAAATTCAGCTCCAGCCAAAGCAGCAAGAGGTACAGAAACATTTTCGCTCGGGCTTTCCCGCTCCAGTGCGAATCTCGAAGTCGCCAAGCGAGAGAACTCCGTAATTTTGATGGAAGATGACTATAAGCAAAGATATGCAGGCTTTAATCCTAACTCATCGGAATCATATATTATGTTTGAGTTTATTCAGGATAAACACATGGAACAGAGTGTTAGTCTGGCTACATTGATTCAGAAACAATACAGATCAAGCATTGGAAGACCAGACCGAGGAGTTCATCAGGATATCTTTCTGGTATTAAAAACCAGCGCCATGCCCAGTGTGCTCACAGAAGTAGGATTTATTTCTAATCCGGAAGAAGAACAATATCTTAATACCGAAGAAGGAACGGATGCACTAGCCAAATCTATTTTTAATGCATTTCAGCAATATAAGCTTAAGCACGACGTACGCCGGTCAAAAATCAGAGTACCACTTCGGCCTGAAAATGAAACAGAATCAGAAGTTAAGCAATCTTATACCGTAGCTAATTCTGAGAAACCAGATACTACAAAGAAAATAGTAAAAAAAGAAATAGAAGTTAAAGAGACAAAAGAAGAAAGAGGCAGCACTCCTCCTAAAGAAGCTAATTTAATATTCAAAATACAAATTATATCTTCCGGTAAGAAACTAAAATCAAACGATCCACGTTTTAAAAGTTTAGATCCGGTTGACTCTTATATTGAAAGCGGGATCTACAAATACACTTACGGAGCATCAGAGAATTACAATGAAGTGCTCAGAACAAAAAGAAACATAGCAGCACAGTTTAAGGACGCTTTTATAATTGCGTTTAAAAACGGCGAGAAAATAAATATTAATGCAGCTATAGCAGAATTTAAAAAGAACAGGAAATAA
- a CDS encoding MlaD family protein — protein MKYFTKEVKIGIAGIISLCMLVYGINYLKGVNMFKPSSYFYVKYKDIQGLAKSSPVFADGFRIGIVRDIFYDYTHPGNVTVEVELDNEMRIPKGSHAELITEMLGTVKMNLILVVNPKEAYAIGDTIPGTVNNGLMEAVTKSIMPQVEKMLPKLDSIMTSLNKIAADPNIPATLKSVKTTADNLAATTTQLRSFMNKDVPQMTKKINVIGDNFVTISGNLRNINYASTFNKIDSTMANVKMVTEKLNRKDNSLGLLLNDTSLYKNLSATGANASLLLQDLKSNPKRYVHFSVFGRK, from the coding sequence ATGAAATACTTTACTAAAGAAGTTAAAATAGGAATCGCAGGGATTATCAGCTTATGTATGCTCGTATACGGCATTAATTATCTGAAAGGAGTAAATATGTTTAAACCCAGCAGCTATTTCTACGTAAAATACAAAGATATCCAGGGATTAGCGAAATCAAGTCCAGTGTTTGCTGATGGCTTTCGCATCGGAATTGTAAGAGATATCTTTTATGATTACACCCATCCTGGGAATGTAACCGTGGAAGTAGAACTCGACAATGAAATGAGAATTCCGAAAGGAAGTCATGCTGAATTAATAACCGAAATGCTTGGCACAGTAAAAATGAATCTTATCCTTGTGGTTAACCCAAAGGAAGCTTATGCTATTGGAGATACAATTCCCGGTACTGTCAATAATGGTTTAATGGAAGCAGTAACAAAATCTATTATGCCTCAAGTAGAAAAGATGCTACCTAAGCTGGATTCAATAATGACATCACTGAATAAGATTGCAGCTGATCCAAATATTCCAGCTACACTGAAATCTGTAAAGACTACAGCCGATAACCTAGCAGCAACAACCACACAACTTCGTTCTTTCATGAACAAAGATGTACCACAAATGACTAAAAAGATAAATGTAATAGGTGATAATTTCGTAACTATCAGCGGTAATCTTAGAAATATTAACTATGCTTCAACTTTTAACAAAATAGATTCTACAATGGCCAATGTGAAAATGGTTACTGAGAAACTTAACCGAAAAGATAATTCACTTGGACTTTTACTCAACGATACTTCGCTTTACAAGAATTTATCGGCTACTGGTGCAAACGCTTCGCTCTTATTACAGGACTTAAAGAGCAATCCAAAGCGTTATGTACACTTCTCTGTTTTTGGTCGGAAATAG
- the dnaA gene encoding chromosomal replication initiator protein DnaA, with the protein MIESNHVSLWNRCLRVIRDNVPETTFNTWFVPIVPLKYEDNALTVQVPSQFFYEFLEDKFVELLRATLYKEIGEGTKLMYRVIVDNNSKASVDLEATNRSTAIPQRSTIRNGNKAPNTLKAPSSLDLDPQLNPNYNFENFIEGYSNKLSRTAGEAVAINPAKTTFNPLFLYGPSGVGKTHLINAIGTRIKELFPDKRVLYVSAHLFQVQYTDSVRSNTINDFINFYQTIDVLIIDDIQEFASLTKTQNTFFHIFNHLHQNGKQLILTSDRAPILLQGMEDRLLTRFKWGLTAELEKPNVELRKNILKNKIHRDGLKFPEEVITYIAENVNESVRDLEGIVISIMAHSTIYNKEIDMELAERIVRKAVRCETKAITIDDIIEKVCKHFELDTSAIHSKSRKREVVQVRQLAMYLAKKHTDTSSSKIGNLIGNRDHATVLHACKIVKGQVDVDKSFRAEVEEIEASLRKK; encoded by the coding sequence ATGATTGAATCCAATCATGTAAGTCTATGGAATCGTTGTCTCCGAGTGATTCGTGACAATGTTCCTGAGACTACATTTAACACATGGTTTGTTCCTATTGTCCCCCTAAAGTATGAGGACAACGCGCTGACTGTACAGGTCCCTTCACAATTCTTTTATGAATTTCTGGAGGACAAATTTGTAGAGTTGCTTCGTGCTACTTTATACAAAGAGATTGGTGAAGGAACAAAACTGATGTATCGGGTAATTGTGGACAATAATTCGAAAGCTTCTGTTGATCTTGAAGCTACGAACCGTTCAACTGCAATCCCTCAACGAAGTACCATTCGCAATGGGAACAAAGCTCCTAATACACTTAAAGCTCCATCATCTCTGGATCTTGATCCTCAGCTGAATCCAAACTATAACTTTGAGAATTTTATAGAAGGTTATAGCAATAAGTTATCAAGAACAGCAGGAGAAGCCGTTGCTATTAATCCTGCTAAAACGACATTTAATCCATTATTTCTTTACGGTCCGTCAGGTGTAGGCAAGACTCACCTTATAAACGCTATTGGAACCCGGATTAAAGAGTTGTTCCCAGACAAAAGAGTTCTGTATGTATCAGCTCACTTATTTCAGGTACAATACACTGACTCAGTTCGTAGCAATACCATCAATGACTTTATTAACTTTTACCAAACTATTGATGTATTGATTATTGATGATATACAAGAATTTGCTAGTCTTACAAAGACTCAAAATACATTCTTTCATATCTTTAACCATTTGCATCAAAACGGTAAACAGTTAATTCTGACATCCGATCGTGCTCCTATCCTTCTGCAAGGAATGGAAGATAGATTACTTACCCGTTTCAAATGGGGATTAACGGCAGAATTGGAAAAGCCTAATGTTGAGTTACGAAAAAATATCTTAAAGAATAAGATCCATCGCGATGGATTGAAGTTTCCGGAAGAGGTTATTACTTATATAGCCGAGAATGTTAATGAGAGCGTACGCGACCTGGAAGGGATTGTCATTTCCATTATGGCTCATTCTACCATATACAACAAAGAAATTGATATGGAACTGGCAGAAAGAATTGTGCGTAAAGCTGTTCGTTGCGAGACTAAGGCCATTACTATTGATGATATAATAGAAAAAGTATGCAAACATTTTGAGCTTGATACATCTGCTATTCATTCCAAATCCAGAAAAAGAGAAGTTGTTCAGGTACGTCAGTTAGCAATGTATTTAGCCAAGAAGCACACAGATACTTCCTCTTCTAAAATTGGTAATTTAATTGGCAACAGAGATCACGCAACCGTGTTACATGCCTGCAAAATTGTTAAAGGACAAGTTGATGTAGACAAGTCATTCCGTGCAGAAGTGGAAGAAATAGAAGCTTCACTTAGAAAAAAATAA
- a CDS encoding NADPH-dependent oxidoreductase: MIESVKNRRSIRKYKQQDIDSVLLNDLLSAASRVSTIGNMQVYSVVVTRDEKMKEKLSPAHFNQSMIKGAPVVLTICADFNRFSKWCEFRDAQPGYANFLSFMNAATDALIFTQNFCTLAEEAGLGICYLGTVIYNPQQIIDTLKLPKLVFPVATITLGYPDECPPLVDRLPLEAIVHEEQYCDYTREMIDKLYAYKESLPENKQFIAENNKETLAQVFTDVRYTKKDNEFMSENLFNSLKQQGFIL, from the coding sequence ATGATAGAGTCAGTAAAAAACAGAAGATCAATAAGAAAGTATAAACAGCAGGATATAGATTCTGTTTTGTTAAATGATTTGCTTTCTGCAGCATCACGTGTGTCTACCATAGGAAACATGCAGGTTTATAGTGTTGTGGTTACTCGTGATGAGAAAATGAAAGAGAAATTATCTCCAGCTCATTTCAATCAATCAATGATAAAAGGTGCGCCTGTTGTTCTAACAATCTGTGCGGATTTTAATCGATTTAGTAAATGGTGCGAATTTCGTGATGCTCAGCCTGGTTATGCAAATTTCTTATCCTTTATGAATGCTGCAACTGATGCATTGATCTTTACTCAGAACTTTTGCACACTTGCAGAAGAAGCCGGATTAGGGATCTGTTATTTAGGAACTGTTATTTATAATCCTCAACAGATTATTGACACTCTTAAATTACCTAAGCTGGTTTTTCCTGTCGCTACAATTACCTTGGGATATCCTGATGAATGTCCTCCATTAGTTGACCGCCTTCCTTTAGAAGCAATTGTTCATGAAGAGCAATATTGTGATTACACGCGTGAGATGATTGACAAGCTGTATGCTTATAAAGAATCTTTGCCTGAGAATAAACAATTTATTGCTGAAAATAATAAAGAAACATTGGCTCAGGTATTTACAGATGTGAGATATACAAAAAAAGATAATGAATTTATGTCTGAGAATCTGTTCAACTCTCTTAAACAACAAGGCTTTATTTTATAG
- a CDS encoding adenosylcobalamin-dependent ribonucleoside-diphosphate reductase: MEKDTFSYDEAFESSLQYFKGDELAARVWVNKYAVKDSFGNIYEKSPEDMHWRIANEIARIEAKYKNGLSSQELFDLFNHFRYIVPQGSPMTGIGNNYQVASLSNCFVIGVDGAADSYGAIIKIDEEQVQLMKRRGGVGHDLSHIRPKGSPVKNSALTSTGIVPFMERYSNSTREVAQDGRRGALMLSVSIKHPDSESFIDAKMTEGKVTGANVSVKLDDEFMAAAVEGHPYKQQYPIDSENPTTVKEIDASSLWKKIVHNAWKSAEPGVLFWDTIIKESVPDCYADLGYKTTSTNPCGEIPLCPYDSCRLLAINLYSYVVNPFSKDAYFDFDLFKKHVTLAQRIMDDIIDLELEKIERIIHKIESDPEGDEVKHAEKLLWEKIYKKSGQGRRTGVGITAEGDMLAALSLRYGTEEATTFSEEVHKTIAIYAYSSSVQMAKERGAFEIYDSEREKNNPFINRLKDADPTLYEEMKKYGRRNIACLTIAPTGTTSLMTQTTSGIEPVFLPVYKRRRKVNPNDVQSHVDYVDETGDAFEEYIVFHHKFVDWMQANGYDAAKHYTQEEIDALIEKSPYYKATSNDVDWMMKVKMQGRIQKWVDHSISVTINLPNDVDEDLVNRLYVEAWRSGCKGCTVYRDGSRSGVLLSTKSDKKDELPPCKPPTVVEVRPKVLEADVVRFQNNREKWVAFVGLLEGRPYEIFTGLQDDEEGILLPKTVTQGRIIKSVDENGIKRYDFQFENKRGYKTTIEGLSEKFNKEYWNYAKLISGVLRYRMPIEQVIKLVGQLQLDNESINTWKNGVERALKKYIQDGTEARGKKCPNCGNETLIYQEGCLICTSCGSSRCG, encoded by the coding sequence GTGGAGAAGGACACATTTTCTTATGACGAAGCGTTTGAATCATCTTTACAATATTTTAAAGGTGATGAGCTTGCTGCAAGGGTTTGGGTGAACAAGTACGCAGTAAAAGACTCTTTCGGAAACATCTATGAAAAGTCACCGGAAGATATGCATTGGCGAATTGCGAATGAAATTGCGCGTATTGAAGCCAAGTATAAAAACGGACTTAGTTCACAAGAGCTTTTCGACCTATTTAATCATTTCAGATATATTGTTCCACAAGGAAGTCCTATGACTGGTATCGGTAATAATTATCAGGTAGCATCACTATCCAATTGTTTTGTAATTGGAGTTGATGGCGCTGCAGATTCATACGGTGCTATTATTAAGATTGATGAGGAACAAGTTCAATTAATGAAAAGAAGAGGAGGTGTAGGCCATGACCTTTCACACATTCGTCCAAAAGGATCACCTGTTAAGAACTCTGCGTTAACCTCAACCGGAATAGTTCCTTTTATGGAACGCTATTCAAATTCAACAAGGGAAGTTGCACAAGACGGACGTCGTGGTGCATTGATGCTAAGTGTATCAATTAAGCATCCGGATTCGGAATCGTTTATTGATGCAAAAATGACTGAAGGGAAAGTTACGGGAGCAAACGTATCCGTAAAGCTTGACGATGAATTCATGGCAGCAGCTGTTGAAGGACACCCTTACAAACAACAATATCCTATTGATTCTGAGAATCCAACTACTGTAAAAGAGATTGATGCTTCTTCTCTCTGGAAAAAGATTGTTCATAATGCATGGAAATCTGCTGAACCAGGAGTCTTATTCTGGGATACAATTATCAAAGAATCTGTGCCGGATTGTTATGCAGACCTTGGTTATAAAACTACATCTACCAACCCTTGCGGAGAAATTCCACTGTGTCCTTACGACTCATGCAGATTATTAGCTATCAATCTTTATTCTTATGTAGTGAATCCATTTTCCAAGGATGCGTATTTTGATTTCGATTTATTCAAAAAACATGTTACACTTGCGCAACGTATCATGGATGATATCATTGATCTGGAATTGGAGAAAATTGAACGTATCATACACAAAATAGAGTCTGATCCGGAAGGCGATGAAGTAAAACATGCTGAGAAATTACTTTGGGAAAAGATCTACAAAAAAAGCGGACAAGGAAGACGTACCGGTGTGGGTATTACTGCAGAAGGTGATATGTTAGCTGCATTGAGTTTAAGATATGGAACAGAAGAAGCAACCACTTTCTCTGAAGAAGTTCATAAAACTATTGCTATCTACGCTTACAGTTCTTCCGTTCAAATGGCTAAAGAACGTGGCGCTTTTGAAATTTATGATTCTGAAAGAGAAAAAAACAATCCGTTTATCAACCGTCTTAAGGATGCAGATCCTACTCTTTACGAAGAGATGAAAAAATACGGACGCCGAAATATTGCTTGTTTAACAATTGCTCCTACAGGAACGACCAGTTTAATGACACAGACGACTTCTGGAATTGAGCCTGTTTTCTTGCCGGTATATAAAAGAAGAAGGAAGGTTAATCCTAATGATGTTCAGTCTCACGTTGATTATGTTGATGAAACAGGCGACGCATTTGAAGAATATATTGTATTCCATCACAAGTTCGTAGACTGGATGCAAGCTAATGGTTATGATGCAGCCAAACACTATACTCAGGAAGAAATTGATGCACTGATTGAAAAGTCTCCTTACTACAAAGCAACATCAAATGATGTTGACTGGATGATGAAAGTTAAGATGCAAGGAAGAATTCAGAAATGGGTAGATCACTCTATCAGCGTAACTATTAATCTTCCAAACGATGTGGATGAAGATTTGGTAAACCGTTTGTATGTTGAAGCCTGGAGATCCGGTTGCAAAGGTTGCACTGTTTATCGCGATGGTTCACGTTCAGGAGTTTTACTTTCTACAAAATCAGATAAGAAAGATGAACTTCCTCCATGCAAACCGCCTACGGTAGTAGAAGTTCGCCCTAAAGTATTGGAAGCAGACGTAGTGAGATTCCAAAATAACAGAGAAAAATGGGTTGCTTTTGTGGGACTTCTGGAAGGAAGGCCTTACGAGATCTTTACCGGTTTGCAGGACGATGAAGAAGGTATTCTTCTTCCAAAAACTGTAACTCAAGGACGAATTATCAAGAGTGTTGACGAAAACGGAATAAAGAGATATGACTTCCAGTTTGAAAACAAACGTGGCTATAAAACAACAATCGAGGGATTATCTGAAAAATTCAACAAAGAATACTGGAACTATGCGAAGTTAATTTCCGGAGTGCTTCGTTATAGAATGCCAATTGAGCAGGTAATTAAATTAGTTGGTCAGTTACAATTGGACAATGAAAGCATTAATACCTGGAAAAACGGTGTGGAACGCGCTTTGAAAAAATACATTCAGGACGGAACAGAAGCAAGAGGCAAGAAATGTCCCAACTGTGGAAACGAAACATTGATTTATCAGGAAGGATGTCTTATTTGTACATCTTGTGGAAGCTCTCGTTGCGGATAG
- a CDS encoding 4-alpha-glucanotransferase, which yields MILSFHIEYRTNWGEEVRILGSVPELGSYEEEQAVPLHSVDGINWSLSKEVQNPTDGVIKYSYYIYKDEVLVRKEWDSFPRRIHISSAQNIVYRNLDAWKNVPDQQQFYSSAFTECLLARKHGEQQNVNNNKTLVIKAYAPRIGSNYALAISGNQPSLGNWDVSNICLMNDADSPEWQIAIDADQLTFPLEYKFVLYNLKENRVESWENNPNRYLADPAIKTGETVQIADRYVYFNLPVYKGAGVAIPVFSLRSKQSFGVGDFSDLKLMIDWAASTNQKLVQVLPVNDTTMTHTWTDSYPYNSISIYAFHPMYADLFKMGKLKDDEKMAYFTEKQTKLNAKSTMDYEAVNKIKWEYFRLIFKQEGQAVLKSKVFKQFFAENQEWLQPYAVFSYLRDQYHTPNFREWPQCSTYLQEDIEALCHTESKDYEEIVIYYYIQFHLHLQLLEASTYAREKGVVLKGDIPIGISRNSVEAWKDAKYFNLNGQAGAPPDDFSVNGQNWGFPTYNWEVMEKDGYSWWMKRFQKMSEYFDAYRIDHILGFFRIWEIPLNAVHGLLGQFVPSLPMSREEIESNGLPFDEERFLKPYIHEGFLQQIFGPHTEYVKNTFICSTNQWEIYEMRPEFDTQKKVEEYFSGKTEADSVWVRDGLYALISDVLFIRDRKNKAMYHPRIGVQFDFIFQSLNDGDKAAFNNLYDNYYYKRHNIFWQQQAMKKLPQLINSTRMLVCGEDLGMIPDCVPWVMNELQILSLEIQRMPKSRSLEFGNVGDYPYRSVCTISTHDMSTLRGWWKEDHQQTQRFFNNVLGHYGTAPEKASEHICEEVVKQHLYSNSIFCVLTLQDWLSMSEEWRSPNIEAERINIPANPKHYWRYRMHISLEDLMQADSIKTKIKELIILTGRNPKK from the coding sequence ATGATTTTATCTTTTCATATAGAATACCGAACAAACTGGGGTGAAGAAGTCAGGATACTGGGTTCTGTACCGGAACTTGGAAGTTATGAAGAAGAACAAGCTGTTCCTCTTCATTCTGTTGATGGGATTAACTGGAGTTTATCCAAAGAAGTTCAGAATCCTACAGACGGAGTCATTAAATACAGCTATTACATATATAAAGACGAAGTGCTTGTTCGTAAAGAGTGGGATTCATTCCCCAGAAGAATTCACATTTCGTCTGCTCAGAATATTGTGTACCGCAATCTGGATGCATGGAAAAACGTCCCCGATCAGCAACAATTTTACAGCTCTGCCTTTACAGAATGCCTGCTTGCACGTAAACATGGTGAGCAGCAAAATGTAAACAATAATAAAACATTAGTAATCAAAGCCTACGCTCCAAGAATAGGGAGCAATTATGCTTTAGCTATTTCGGGCAATCAGCCTTCTTTAGGAAACTGGGATGTGAGTAATATTTGCTTGATGAATGATGCTGATTCTCCAGAATGGCAAATTGCTATTGATGCCGATCAACTCACTTTTCCACTGGAATACAAATTTGTTCTTTATAATTTAAAAGAGAATAGAGTGGAATCATGGGAAAATAATCCCAACCGATATCTGGCCGATCCTGCTATTAAAACTGGAGAAACAGTTCAGATTGCCGACAGATATGTTTATTTTAATCTGCCGGTATATAAGGGAGCAGGTGTAGCTATTCCTGTTTTCTCACTTAGATCAAAACAAAGTTTTGGTGTGGGAGACTTCAGTGATCTGAAATTGATGATAGATTGGGCAGCCAGTACTAATCAGAAGCTGGTACAAGTTCTTCCCGTGAATGACACTACCATGACGCATACATGGACAGATTCATATCCGTACAACAGCATTTCAATCTATGCTTTTCATCCTATGTATGCCGATTTGTTTAAAATGGGTAAACTGAAGGATGACGAAAAAATGGCTTACTTTACCGAAAAGCAAACTAAGCTGAATGCAAAATCCACAATGGATTACGAAGCGGTAAACAAAATTAAATGGGAATATTTTCGACTCATATTCAAACAAGAAGGACAAGCAGTATTAAAATCAAAAGTATTTAAGCAGTTCTTTGCGGAAAATCAAGAATGGTTGCAGCCTTATGCGGTGTTCAGCTACCTCCGCGACCAATATCATACTCCTAATTTCAGGGAATGGCCTCAATGTTCCACCTATCTTCAGGAAGATATAGAGGCGCTTTGCCACACAGAATCAAAAGATTACGAAGAGATAGTTATTTATTACTATATTCAGTTCCATTTGCATTTGCAGTTACTCGAAGCATCTACTTATGCCCGAGAAAAAGGGGTAGTGCTTAAAGGAGATATCCCCATAGGCATAAGCCGCAACAGCGTGGAAGCCTGGAAGGATGCCAAATATTTTAATTTGAATGGTCAGGCCGGTGCGCCGCCCGATGATTTCTCGGTCAATGGCCAGAATTGGGGCTTCCCTACTTATAACTGGGAAGTAATGGAAAAAGATGGTTACAGCTGGTGGATGAAGAGATTCCAAAAAATGTCGGAGTACTTTGATGCATATCGCATTGATCATATTTTGGGATTCTTCCGTATCTGGGAAATTCCACTTAATGCCGTACATGGTTTGCTGGGACAATTTGTGCCATCGCTGCCTATGTCACGTGAAGAGATTGAAAGTAACGGTTTGCCCTTTGACGAGGAACGTTTTCTTAAGCCATATATTCACGAGGGTTTTCTGCAACAGATTTTTGGTCCTCACACAGAATATGTAAAAAACACATTTATCTGTTCAACCAATCAATGGGAAATATATGAAATGCGTCCTGAGTTTGATACGCAAAAGAAAGTAGAAGAATACTTCAGCGGAAAGACAGAGGCAGACAGTGTATGGGTTCGCGACGGACTATATGCGCTTATAAGTGATGTGCTTTTTATTCGTGACAGAAAAAACAAAGCTATGTATCACCCACGCATAGGCGTACAATTCGATTTTATTTTTCAATCATTGAACGATGGTGATAAGGCTGCCTTCAATAACCTTTACGATAATTATTACTACAAACGCCATAACATTTTCTGGCAACAACAAGCCATGAAGAAATTACCGCAATTGATAAACAGCACACGAATGCTTGTTTGCGGAGAAGACTTGGGAATGATTCCCGATTGCGTGCCATGGGTTATGAATGAACTCCAGATATTGAGTCTGGAAATACAGCGCATGCCTAAAAGCAGATCGTTAGAGTTTGGTAATGTAGGCGATTATCCTTATCGTTCCGTATGTACAATTTCCACCCATGATATGTCCACTTTGCGAGGATGGTGGAAGGAAGATCACCAGCAAACACAACGTTTCTTCAACAATGTGCTTGGACACTATGGTACTGCTCCTGAGAAAGCATCAGAACACATTTGCGAGGAAGTGGTAAAACAGCATCTTTATTCAAACTCCATCTTTTGCGTGCTTACATTACAGGATTGGTTATCCATGAGTGAAGAGTGGAGAAGTCCCAATATAGAAGCTGAACGCATTAATATTCCGGCAAATCCTAAGCATTACTGGCGTTACCGGATGCATATATCTCTTGAAGATCTGATGCAGGCCGACAGTATAAAAACTAAAATAAAAGAACTGATTATACTTACTGGAAGAAATCCTAAAAAATAG
- the folB gene encoding dihydroneopterin aldolase, giving the protein MKSKDMYIFLSSVKFYAYHGVGTQETLVGNTFIVDLRLKLDFSRAAENDDLNFTVSYADVYKSMKAEMKIPSLLLEHVSQRIVTRLFHDFPTVEAIDLKLAKQNPPMGADIDCAGVEMHCER; this is encoded by the coding sequence ATGAAATCGAAAGACATGTATATCTTTCTCAGTAGTGTGAAGTTTTATGCCTATCATGGGGTTGGGACTCAGGAAACATTGGTAGGCAACACTTTCATTGTTGATCTGAGACTGAAACTAGATTTTAGCCGTGCAGCGGAAAATGATGATCTGAACTTCACAGTGAGTTATGCCGACGTATATAAATCGATGAAAGCGGAGATGAAAATCCCTTCCCTTCTTTTAGAACATGTGAGCCAAAGAATTGTAACCCGATTATTCCATGATTTTCCCACAGTGGAAGCCATTGATCTTAAACTTGCCAAACAAAATCCCCCAATGGGAGCGGATATTGACTGTGCTGGTGTGGAAATGCATTGTGAACGATAG